The Methanobacterium lacus genome includes a region encoding these proteins:
- a CDS encoding DNA glycosylase, protein MKIGFEIDPKEYKGPFNLDLTINSGQTSQPAWLMKDGYFQELLRFDNKLCLIKIQQENVEGTLNIEAETEADLELESIRTKLMDIFSLNDDLNDFYDFLRKDSELKPTIDFCSGLRLFKAHDPFECIISSISSANCSIIRWNRSIRDIKSKWGEEYNSNSNSWYTFPSPDILKNVPEHDLEEMDRCETNLPDDHSFEKNLKSCGVGYRAKFMIKTAEIVQNQINIDAIHKMSYNNAFETMLDLPGVGPKVADCILFYGFGFKEAFPVDVWIGRIVSEMYFQGKEIKPLKAREFGMKKFANRAGYVQLYMFHYARKSGLLDRIRQLNKS, encoded by the coding sequence ATGAAAATAGGCTTTGAAATTGATCCAAAAGAATATAAGGGCCCATTTAATCTTGATCTCACCATCAACAGTGGCCAAACATCACAACCTGCATGGTTAATGAAAGATGGTTATTTTCAGGAGCTCTTAAGATTTGATAATAAACTCTGCCTCATCAAAATCCAACAGGAAAATGTGGAAGGTACGTTGAATATTGAAGCTGAAACTGAAGCTGATTTAGAATTGGAAAGTATTCGTACAAAATTAATGGATATTTTTAGTTTAAATGATGATCTTAATGATTTTTATGATTTTTTAAGGAAGGATAGTGAATTAAAGCCCACCATTGATTTTTGCAGTGGTTTAAGATTATTTAAAGCACATGACCCCTTTGAGTGCATTATATCCTCAATATCCTCTGCAAACTGTTCAATTATCAGGTGGAACAGATCAATCAGAGATATTAAAAGTAAATGGGGTGAAGAGTACAACTCAAATTCAAATAGTTGGTACACATTTCCATCTCCAGATATCCTAAAAAATGTGCCTGAACATGACTTAGAAGAGATGGATCGATGCGAAACTAATTTACCAGATGATCACAGTTTTGAAAAAAATCTTAAAAGTTGTGGTGTAGGCTACAGGGCAAAGTTCATGATTAAAACTGCAGAAATTGTTCAAAATCAGATAAATATCGATGCTATTCATAAAATGAGCTACAATAACGCTTTTGAAACCATGCTTGATTTGCCAGGAGTTGGTCCGAAAGTTGCTGACTGCATACTGTTCTATGGATTTGGATTTAAAGAAGCATTTCCAGTGGATGTATGGATAGGAAGAATAGTTTCTGAAATGTACTTCCAAGGAAAGGAAATTAAACCCTTAAAGGCCCGTGAATTCGGCATGAAAAAATTTGCTAATAGAGCCGGATATGTACAGCTTTATATGTTCCATTATGCAAGAAAATCAGGGCTTTTAGATAGAATTAGACAGCTAAATAAGAGTTAA